A region from the Actinoplanes sp. OR16 genome encodes:
- a CDS encoding DUF998 domain-containing protein has protein sequence MTSPAPWWALLSSAAAPALLIGGWTAAAHLQPYAFDSTVQTISALAARTATDRWLMTTALICVGLCHVVTSLGLPAAARPGRLVLALGGVATVLVAAFPLPPAGPAPAHAASATVAFTALALWPALSWHRHADVPITLRPAMACAAAAVLLGLVAWFAVSLTTGDHGGLTERLAAAAQACWPLLVALSTRRAGPPPFHRGGWMGR, from the coding sequence GTGACATCACCCGCACCGTGGTGGGCGCTGCTGTCCTCGGCAGCCGCGCCCGCCCTCCTGATCGGCGGCTGGACCGCAGCGGCCCACCTCCAGCCGTACGCCTTCGACAGCACAGTGCAGACGATCAGCGCCCTGGCAGCCCGGACCGCCACCGACCGCTGGCTGATGACGACGGCCCTGATCTGCGTAGGCCTCTGCCACGTCGTGACGTCACTGGGCCTGCCCGCGGCCGCCCGCCCAGGCCGCCTCGTCCTCGCTCTCGGCGGCGTGGCAACAGTGCTGGTGGCGGCGTTCCCCCTCCCGCCGGCCGGCCCGGCCCCAGCCCACGCCGCGTCGGCGACCGTGGCCTTCACCGCCCTGGCGCTCTGGCCGGCCCTGTCCTGGCACCGGCACGCCGACGTCCCGATCACCCTGCGCCCCGCCATGGCCTGCGCCGCCGCCGCAGTCCTCCTCGGCCTCGTCGCATGGTTCGCGGTGTCCCTCACCACCGGCGACCACGGAGGCCTCACCGAACGCCTGGCCGCCGCGGCTCAGGCGTGCTGGCCCTTGCTGGTGGCACTCTCCACCCGCCGCGCCGGGCCGCCGCCGTTTCACCGCGGTGGTTGGATGGGCCGGTGA
- a CDS encoding NAD(P)H-binding protein codes for MFVVTGATGNVGRTLSAILAASGAPVTAVSRGRRPIAVPDGVRHHRADLTSPDSLRPALTGAEAVFLLVEGAGAHLDVPEILRVVTSAGVKRIVLQSSQAAGTRPGSASHAPLQRIEDVVRGTGLAFTILRPGGFASNTYAWAESVRASRTVTAPFGDVGLPVIDPDDIAAVAAVVLAGGHDGHTYELTGPALTTPRSRAADLATALGEPIRFAEQSPDEAREQMLTFMPPPVVDGTLAILGAPTAQEQRISPDVASILGRPPATFASWATRNIEAFR; via the coding sequence GTGTTCGTCGTGACAGGAGCCACCGGGAACGTCGGCCGTACGCTGTCCGCGATCCTCGCGGCGTCGGGTGCGCCAGTGACGGCGGTGTCCCGGGGCCGGCGCCCGATCGCGGTTCCCGACGGGGTCCGCCATCACCGCGCGGACCTCACGAGCCCGGACAGCCTGCGGCCGGCGCTGACCGGCGCCGAAGCCGTGTTCCTGCTGGTCGAGGGCGCCGGGGCGCACCTCGACGTTCCGGAGATCCTGCGGGTCGTCACCTCGGCCGGCGTGAAGCGCATCGTGCTGCAGTCCTCGCAGGCCGCCGGCACCCGGCCGGGGTCGGCATCGCATGCGCCGCTTCAGAGGATCGAGGATGTCGTACGAGGGACCGGCCTCGCTTTCACCATCCTTCGCCCCGGAGGTTTCGCCTCCAACACCTACGCGTGGGCCGAATCGGTCCGCGCCTCGCGAACGGTCACCGCACCGTTCGGCGACGTCGGCCTCCCGGTGATCGACCCGGACGACATCGCCGCGGTGGCGGCCGTCGTCCTCGCCGGTGGGCACGACGGCCACACCTACGAACTGACCGGCCCGGCCCTGACCACGCCACGCTCCCGTGCCGCCGACCTCGCGACAGCCCTCGGCGAGCCGATCCGTTTCGCCGAGCAGTCCCCGGACGAGGCCCGCGAGCAGATGCTGACGTTCATGCCACCACCGGTCGTCGACGGCACCCTGGCGATCCTCGGCGCCCCGACCGCCCAGGAGCAGCGGATCAGCCCCGACGTGGCCTCGATCCTGGGCCGCCCACCTGCCACGTTCGCCTCGTGGGCTACCCGCAACATCGAGGCCTTCCGCTGA